One part of the Clostridium thermosuccinogenes genome encodes these proteins:
- a CDS encoding type II toxin-antitoxin system PemK/MazF family toxin — protein MPCPALPKIPQKSTHYEKGCVHWFDLTGNSDPSIASQKARPFIIISRYNPKSSRVIICPVSDMIHYLEKDTYGNIIQPPKLKYPYHAPLYKKDYPFLDKDSVVLLDQVYTVSKDELFEDWYMGQVVNTREIDEAIFYNYDLFASINEVIQDLLNSIENMHIEKYSRK, from the coding sequence TTGCCCTGTCCAGCGTTGCCGAAAATTCCACAAAAGAGTACCCATTATGAGAAGGGTTGCGTTCACTGGTTTGATTTAACCGGTAATAGTGACCCTTCGATCGCTTCACAAAAGGCAAGACCATTTATAATTATTAGCAGATATAACCCTAAATCAAGCAGAGTTATTATTTGCCCAGTGTCAGACATGATACACTATTTAGAAAAAGATACATATGGCAACATAATACAACCTCCAAAATTAAAATATCCTTATCACGCACCATTGTATAAAAAAGATTATCCTTTCCTGGATAAAGATAGTGTAGTACTTCTTGACCAGGTATATACTGTATCAAAAGATGAACTGTTTGAAGACTGGTATATGGGACAAGTTGTAAACACAAGGGAGATAGATGAAGCAATTTTTTATAACTATGATTTGTTTGCGTCTATTAATGAGGTTATTCAAGATTTGCTGAATTCCATTGAAAATATGCATATAGAAAAATACTCTAGGAAGTAA
- a CDS encoding adenylate/guanylate cyclase domain-containing protein: MASQFDKSFSDVYKAVYENSKQHIGVFSGEMAEIKKSLSEGLGHPNFTDMKYGEIIPGSIIVFFMDIRGFTKISIALDNEELIRILQATTIASIYSVRKFGGYIIEYTGDGIMAYFGDGIKTNSRDAFNSLRAATYLMEGIKNNVNSYLSRNGDETIRVGMGLEYGNTLWTQIGTPDACQPKPVSEVTFIAGKNSSHANPWEVIIGKNIAEWVPEGFKDTYKAYEFQKDNEKYSYKRFLFKWQEFSKQFNANQQQTEYTFLKKNLPALGTTIMSNTDTVINTSNTATKGPRPLKDQPFF, translated from the coding sequence ATGGCTAGTCAATTTGATAAGAGTTTTAGTGACGTTTATAAAGCAGTCTACGAGAATTCGAAACAACACATAGGAGTGTTTTCTGGAGAGATGGCAGAAATTAAAAAATCTCTATCAGAAGGACTCGGACACCCTAACTTTACTGACATGAAGTATGGAGAGATTATTCCAGGTAGTATAATCGTATTCTTTATGGATATCCGTGGTTTTACTAAAATATCTATTGCACTGGATAATGAAGAATTAATAAGAATTCTGCAAGCCACTACTATTGCATCAATCTACAGTGTTAGAAAATTTGGAGGATATATAATAGAATATACTGGTGATGGTATAATGGCTTATTTTGGTGATGGTATTAAGACTAACTCGCGTGATGCATTCAATTCACTAAGGGCAGCAACATACCTGATGGAAGGAATAAAGAATAATGTTAACAGTTATTTAAGTAGAAATGGTGACGAAACAATTAGAGTAGGTATGGGTTTAGAATATGGAAATACATTATGGACTCAAATTGGTACTCCTGATGCCTGCCAACCTAAACCTGTTTCAGAGGTTACATTTATAGCAGGTAAAAACTCAAGTCATGCAAACCCTTGGGAGGTTATAATTGGCAAAAACATAGCAGAATGGGTTCCAGAAGGGTTTAAAGACACTTATAAGGCTTATGAGTTTCAAAAGGATAATGAGAAATATTCATATAAAAGATTCTTATTCAAGTGGCAGGAATTTAGTAAACAGTTTAATGCCAATCAGCAACAGACTGAGTATACTTTCTTGAAGAAGAACTTACCAGCATTAGGCACAACGATTATGTCTAATACAGACACAGTTATAAATACTTCAAATACTGCAACAAAGGGACCCAGGCCGCTCAAAGACCAGCCTTTCTTTTAG